The Williamwhitmania taraxaci genome includes a window with the following:
- a CDS encoding M28 family peptidase, with protein sequence MKVRIMTLLLLLLTTVLNAQDQTALQYANRLDSTRMKTTLTRLTSAEFAGRKSDKKGARLTADYLAEQLKKNSIKEGYNGSYKQSIEAFTKYKSNKHFNLSNFNYTDCYSYSNSAFQDSVISGSDIIFAGYGVYHSTFNDFANIDIKGKIVMVLDGEGPTSKYGVKCHNASEMPNLKYIASQKPKAILMVSNGFNTFSHYSNESLNFYSTEESQTLASVRINELLANKILEPANKTIKQLEYESESSCSISSFEFSNTLSFKGNNSYKLADANNIVAIIEGSDLKNEYVVLSAHYDHLGMNYRGEIYPGADDNASGVAAVMEIARILNEAKKAGKGPRRSVVILFPTAEEDGLYGSKYYVEKPAYPLEKTIACVNIDMIGRIGSKFDTEEFAKGYVIALTGNSKVNEPLFGIPDSINAISTKLSLISTDGSSYSDFFSRSDHFNFHKKNIPSILFTNGTHDDLHKSTDMVDKINVGAMLQRSKLVFLTLWELANNQNPFKSLPIINKDVMD encoded by the coding sequence ATGAAAGTTAGAATCATGACCTTACTGCTACTACTGCTGACAACCGTATTGAACGCACAAGACCAAACTGCACTGCAATACGCCAACCGACTTGATTCTACAAGGATGAAAACCACATTAACACGTCTGACCTCCGCTGAGTTCGCAGGCCGAAAATCGGATAAAAAAGGGGCAAGGCTTACCGCCGATTATTTGGCTGAGCAACTCAAAAAAAACAGCATAAAAGAAGGATATAATGGATCATACAAGCAAAGCATAGAGGCATTTACTAAATATAAGTCTAACAAACACTTCAATCTATCAAACTTCAACTATACCGACTGTTACAGCTATAGTAACAGCGCTTTTCAAGATTCGGTGATATCGGGCAGTGATATCATTTTTGCCGGATACGGAGTATACCACTCTACTTTCAACGATTTTGCCAACATTGATATAAAGGGAAAGATCGTGATGGTGCTAGATGGCGAAGGGCCCACCAGTAAGTATGGAGTAAAGTGCCACAACGCATCGGAAATGCCAAACCTGAAGTATATTGCCTCACAAAAACCAAAGGCAATCTTAATGGTAAGTAATGGATTTAATACATTTAGCCACTACTCCAACGAAAGCTTAAATTTCTATTCAACAGAGGAAAGCCAAACGCTAGCTTCGGTTAGAATAAACGAATTGCTAGCAAACAAGATCCTAGAACCGGCAAACAAGACCATAAAGCAGCTGGAGTATGAAAGCGAATCTAGTTGTAGTATCTCTTCATTTGAATTCAGCAACACTCTATCATTCAAAGGTAATAATTCATACAAATTAGCCGACGCAAACAATATTGTGGCCATTATTGAGGGTTCCGATTTAAAGAATGAATATGTGGTTCTCTCCGCCCATTACGACCACTTGGGCATGAACTACCGCGGAGAGATCTACCCCGGTGCCGACGATAACGCTTCGGGAGTAGCAGCAGTAATGGAAATAGCAAGAATCCTTAACGAAGCAAAAAAAGCAGGGAAAGGCCCACGCCGATCCGTGGTTATTCTCTTTCCAACTGCCGAAGAAGATGGTCTGTATGGATCGAAATACTATGTAGAAAAACCCGCTTATCCTCTCGAGAAGACCATTGCTTGCGTAAACATTGATATGATTGGACGTATTGGTTCAAAATTTGACACCGAAGAATTTGCTAAAGGATACGTGATTGCACTAACAGGCAATAGTAAGGTGAATGAACCCTTGTTTGGCATACCAGATAGCATCAATGCCATATCCACAAAACTATCCCTGATCTCAACGGATGGTTCCTCCTACAGCGATTTCTTTAGCCGCTCCGACCACTTCAATTTCCATAAGAAAAACATTCCTTCGATCCTCTTCACCAACGGAACCCACGATGATTTGCACAAATCCACCGATATGGTTGATAAAATAAACGTTGGGGCAATGCTGCAAAGATCCAAACTGGTATTCCTTACGCTTTGGGAATTAGCAAATAATCAAAATCCATTTAAATCATTACCCATTATTAATAAAGATGTTATGGACTAA
- a CDS encoding TetR/AcrR family transcriptional regulator: MPKAKDPDKAKAIHRAAMMLVIETGFSGLKMADVAKEAGMATGTLYIYYKSKDELINDIYLETKKEIIALLTNPNLVTETFYTAYRNRWFAYFNYCLKNPEKMLFVEQFLYSGYIEESIYNQVEELFKPLNQFLLDGQKNGLVKQLDIEILKAQMEGAIHEIIKMTVKRGKTLDAELKHECFNMAWDSVKQ; this comes from the coding sequence ATGCCCAAAGCAAAAGATCCAGATAAGGCAAAAGCCATCCACAGGGCAGCCATGATGTTGGTTATAGAGACCGGCTTCTCGGGCCTTAAGATGGCCGATGTGGCAAAAGAAGCAGGCATGGCAACCGGCACGCTCTACATCTACTACAAAAGCAAGGACGAACTCATTAATGACATTTACCTCGAGACCAAAAAAGAGATAATCGCCCTACTAACCAACCCAAATCTTGTAACGGAAACATTTTACACCGCCTATAGAAACAGGTGGTTTGCCTACTTCAATTACTGTTTAAAAAATCCAGAGAAGATGCTTTTTGTGGAACAATTTCTCTACAGTGGTTATATAGAAGAGAGCATTTACAACCAAGTAGAAGAGTTATTTAAGCCTCTTAACCAATTTCTTTTGGATGGTCAAAAAAACGGATTAGTTAAGCAGTTGGATATTGAAATTTTAAAGGCACAAATGGAAGGTGCAATCCACGAAATCATTAAAATGACCGTTAAGCGCGGAAAAACACTTGATGCAGAGCTGAAGCACGAATGCTTCAATATGGCATGGGACAGCGTAAAACAATAA
- a CDS encoding GyrI-like domain-containing protein, protein MTPTIRNHPKIKLVGKRETISFANNKTQELWRSFMPRRKEIPFSIGTNLYSLEIYGASFFANFNPNTPFEKWAAVEVSAFGTTPCEMETYTLLSGLYAVFLYKGAASAGSKAFEYIFGTWLPKSDYLLDNRPHFEILGEKYKNDDPDSEEEIWIPIRVKR, encoded by the coding sequence ATGACGCCAACAATTAGGAACCATCCCAAAATAAAATTGGTTGGCAAACGAGAAACAATCTCCTTTGCCAACAACAAAACACAGGAGTTGTGGAGAAGTTTTATGCCGAGACGAAAAGAGATCCCGTTCAGCATCGGCACCAATCTCTATTCCTTGGAAATTTATGGCGCTTCATTCTTCGCCAACTTCAACCCAAACACTCCGTTCGAAAAATGGGCAGCCGTTGAAGTTTCCGCATTCGGCACAACTCCCTGCGAAATGGAAACCTATACTTTACTCAGTGGACTCTATGCCGTATTTCTTTACAAAGGTGCCGCCAGTGCTGGATCAAAAGCCTTTGAATACATATTCGGAACGTGGTTGCCAAAATCCGATTACCTGCTAGACAACCGACCACACTTCGAAATACTGGGAGAAAAGTATAAAAACGACGATCCTGACTCGGAGGAGGAAATATGGATACCGATAAGGGTAAAACGGTAA
- a CDS encoding deoxyguanosinetriphosphate triphosphohydrolase: MPQRDISKLMLEWNRLLMPTRLGKEEEVLPEQEILGRTHFQRDYDRLIFSSPFRRLQNKTQVFPLPGSVFVHNRLTHSLEVASVGRSLGTIVYEKLHRQLGSSGLEMPIIVATACLAHDLGNPPFGHSGEDAIRHFFKQNRDKFQNRLTASEISDLEWFEGNANSLRLLTHTFKGRRSGGFGLSYATLASLVKYPWESISMPEGKKKYGYFQAEKAIFEQIAAATGLERHVGQDSFCRHPLVYLVEAADDICYNIMDLEDAHKLSILSSEKVMALLMAFFEGSSNAGMRKKIDETLKTVTDSNEQVSYLRALVISKLVAECGEVFVRNMPLIMDGKPTDPLLKGLCPESLAAIKTIAQFSVKEIYNHRTVVEIELAGFKILTTLLEIFTNALLHPESDYSRKLLTRIPEQYDLDNESLYLNLLSIVDFVSGMTDTYALELYQNLTGISIPGISR, from the coding sequence TTGCCTCAAAGGGACATAAGTAAGCTAATGTTGGAATGGAATAGGTTGCTGATGCCCACGCGGCTTGGCAAGGAGGAGGAAGTCTTACCCGAACAGGAAATCCTTGGCCGCACGCATTTTCAGCGCGACTACGACCGCTTGATATTTTCGTCGCCGTTTCGTCGGCTGCAGAATAAAACACAGGTTTTTCCGCTGCCCGGCAGCGTTTTTGTGCACAACCGCCTCACCCATAGCCTAGAGGTGGCTAGCGTGGGTCGATCGCTCGGAACAATTGTCTATGAGAAATTACATCGGCAGCTGGGGAGTAGCGGTCTCGAAATGCCAATAATTGTTGCAACGGCATGCCTAGCTCATGATTTGGGCAATCCGCCATTTGGCCATTCCGGCGAGGACGCCATCCGCCATTTCTTTAAACAAAACCGCGATAAATTTCAGAATCGCCTCACCGCATCCGAAATATCAGACTTGGAATGGTTCGAGGGCAACGCCAACTCTCTGCGATTGCTTACCCACACCTTTAAGGGCCGACGTTCGGGTGGATTTGGTCTTAGCTACGCCACCCTAGCCTCGCTGGTTAAGTATCCATGGGAATCAATATCGATGCCCGAGGGGAAGAAGAAGTATGGCTACTTTCAGGCAGAGAAGGCCATTTTCGAGCAGATTGCGGCCGCTACGGGACTGGAACGACACGTTGGGCAGGATTCCTTTTGTCGCCACCCATTGGTATACCTAGTGGAGGCCGCCGACGACATTTGCTACAATATCATGGACCTTGAGGATGCGCATAAGCTCTCCATCCTCTCCTCCGAAAAGGTGATGGCTCTGCTCATGGCTTTTTTTGAAGGTTCCTCCAATGCCGGAATGCGCAAAAAAATAGACGAAACGCTAAAGACCGTAACCGATAGCAACGAGCAGGTTTCCTACCTGCGCGCATTGGTTATAAGCAAGCTGGTGGCCGAATGTGGGGAAGTTTTTGTTCGGAATATGCCTTTGATTATGGACGGAAAGCCTACCGATCCCTTGCTGAAAGGGTTGTGCCCCGAAAGCCTAGCGGCCATTAAAACCATAGCTCAGTTTTCGGTAAAGGAGATCTACAACCACCGTACGGTGGTGGAGATTGAGCTCGCCGGGTTTAAGATACTCACCACCCTACTCGAAATATTTACCAATGCCCTGCTGCATCCTGAGAGCGACTACTCGCGCAAGCTACTTACACGCATTCCCGAGCAGTACGATTTGGATAACGAAAGCCTTTATCTAAACCTGCTCTCCATCGTCGACTTTGTATCGGGCATGACAGATACCTACGCGCTGGAACTCTATCAAAACTTAACGGGAATAAGCATTCCTGGGATTTCTAGGTGA
- a CDS encoding PhzF family phenazine biosynthesis protein — protein sequence MQEIKIFQVDAFTDKLFRGNPAAVCILNEWRSDNQMQSIAAENNLSETAFVIKKNTGEYAIRWFTPTVEVNLCGHATLASAFVLFEFFEPDAKEILFVSPRAGNLSVRKTDQLLTLNFPTGTLRGAAIGEETINAMGMAPLEVYQGPSDLLLLFESQEQVALLNPNFPMLSKLLGTIGVIATAPGKGVDFVSRYFAPGEGIDEDPVTGSAHTLLTPFWAKRLKKELLTAKQISKREGHLICKLCDDRVEISGNAILFLAGSIFIE from the coding sequence ATGCAAGAGATAAAAATATTTCAAGTAGATGCGTTTACCGACAAGCTGTTCCGTGGAAATCCTGCGGCAGTATGCATCCTCAACGAATGGCGGTCCGACAACCAAATGCAGAGCATTGCTGCCGAGAACAACCTCTCCGAAACTGCCTTTGTAATTAAAAAAAACACAGGAGAATATGCCATCCGTTGGTTTACACCAACGGTAGAGGTAAACCTTTGCGGCCACGCAACACTTGCCTCAGCCTTTGTTCTCTTCGAGTTTTTCGAACCCGATGCAAAGGAAATACTATTCGTTTCGCCCCGAGCAGGCAACCTGTCGGTGCGCAAAACCGATCAACTCCTTACGCTTAACTTCCCAACAGGAACGCTGCGAGGAGCTGCCATTGGCGAAGAGACCATTAATGCTATGGGCATGGCACCATTGGAGGTTTACCAAGGTCCCTCCGATTTGCTTCTTCTCTTCGAAAGTCAAGAGCAGGTGGCGCTGCTGAACCCAAACTTTCCTATGCTATCAAAGTTATTGGGAACAATAGGTGTTATTGCCACGGCACCGGGGAAAGGAGTCGATTTTGTATCACGCTACTTTGCACCCGGCGAGGGGATCGACGAAGATCCGGTTACAGGATCGGCCCACACACTGCTCACACCCTTCTGGGCCAAGAGGCTCAAGAAAGAATTACTCACCGCGAAGCAGATATCGAAAAGAGAGGGTCATTTGATCTGTAAACTTTGTGACGACAGGGTAGAGATAAGCGGTAATGCCATACTTTTCCTTGCAGGGTCAATATTCATAGAATAA
- a CDS encoding GAF domain-containing protein, with translation MKLNLNIQQRIQLFVTLSVALIFGLGLAFIGNKAIKTARRNAVELTQETLQKYSLDIEKQMGADMESVKTLSQAVSIYKTFPGDSWKPVVQNMYKAVLRANENVLSVWDSWELNVIDSSYTKPYGRYVYEVYREGSELKENQMFKSMDGDPPLYIFNKTEGQQGFETINVPYFYTYTGRQEDNILMTSLVSPILVKNKFTGVVGFDISLERFQNLVRTIQPFEGSYAVLISTDLKYVGHLDQTKLGQDIAEDFPEDFVMQGMDVKIQNGEKFNFFGNGPDGNSYYFAFNPVWVEKARTPWMLGIAVPKSTMLADARSTTWALVIVGLIGLLAISLLVWWISRQITANILGVTNLLGKLSKGHLDSSMTVDIHTSDEIGIMAEALNDSVVGLLKKVEFAKKIGTGQLNTNLELLSEEDELGTALVEMQRSLLAAKEEEEKRLVEEDQRSWTNEGLAKFGDILRQNNDNLDNLANSILSNLITYVGANQGGVFIYNDDDKGNEFYQMVAAYAYDRKKFLKKDVLVGEGLVGTSVLEKKTIYMTNVPENYIQITSGTGEARPRCLLIVPLLIEENVLGVIEMASFTLLEPYKIEFVEKVGQSIASTLQSVRINLRTQALLNRSQQQAEELSAQEEEMRQNMEELQATQEESARKGNEMQSYIEALNTSTYVVEYDPDGTIINVNDLFLELLGLGREEVVGTHHSDKLQLSSIQQKEYDKFWMDLRAGRQRKETNSFKVAGVSYTFEETYTPIRDESGLIYKILKIANNIASKGHK, from the coding sequence ATGAAGCTTAATCTCAACATACAACAGAGGATTCAGCTGTTTGTGACCCTTTCGGTTGCATTAATTTTTGGACTAGGACTTGCCTTTATTGGCAATAAGGCCATTAAAACAGCACGGCGCAACGCCGTTGAGCTTACCCAAGAAACGCTCCAGAAATACTCTCTCGATATCGAAAAACAGATGGGCGCCGATATGGAATCGGTAAAAACCCTTTCACAGGCAGTTAGCATCTACAAGACTTTCCCAGGCGATTCATGGAAACCGGTTGTACAAAATATGTATAAAGCTGTGCTTCGTGCCAACGAAAATGTACTGAGCGTTTGGGATTCCTGGGAGCTTAATGTAATTGACTCCTCTTACACGAAACCATATGGACGCTACGTTTATGAGGTTTATCGTGAAGGGAGTGAACTCAAAGAGAACCAAATGTTCAAGAGTATGGATGGCGATCCACCGCTCTATATCTTTAATAAAACCGAGGGTCAGCAAGGATTCGAAACCATAAATGTTCCCTATTTCTATACCTATACTGGGCGCCAGGAAGATAATATCTTGATGACTAGTCTGGTTTCCCCAATTCTGGTTAAGAATAAGTTTACAGGAGTAGTTGGTTTCGATATTAGTTTGGAGCGATTCCAAAACCTGGTTAGAACCATACAACCTTTTGAGGGAAGTTACGCAGTGCTTATATCTACCGACCTAAAGTATGTAGGGCATCTCGATCAAACAAAACTTGGACAAGATATTGCCGAAGATTTTCCCGAAGATTTTGTGATGCAGGGAATGGATGTTAAGATCCAAAACGGTGAAAAGTTCAATTTCTTTGGGAATGGACCCGACGGTAATAGTTACTACTTTGCCTTCAACCCGGTTTGGGTCGAAAAGGCTAGGACTCCTTGGATGCTTGGTATTGCCGTTCCGAAGTCGACTATGCTCGCCGATGCACGAAGCACCACATGGGCACTTGTTATCGTTGGGTTGATTGGCTTACTTGCTATTTCGTTGTTGGTTTGGTGGATTTCTCGCCAGATTACCGCCAATATTTTAGGTGTAACTAACTTGCTTGGAAAACTCTCAAAAGGTCATTTGGATAGTTCCATGACCGTGGATATTCATACTTCTGACGAGATTGGAATTATGGCAGAGGCGCTCAACGACTCGGTTGTTGGGCTACTCAAAAAAGTTGAATTTGCTAAGAAAATTGGTACCGGTCAGCTTAATACAAACCTCGAACTCCTAAGCGAAGAGGATGAACTTGGTACAGCCTTAGTGGAAATGCAGCGCAGCCTGCTCGCCGCGAAGGAAGAAGAGGAAAAGCGCCTTGTAGAAGAAGACCAACGGAGCTGGACTAATGAGGGGCTAGCTAAGTTTGGAGATATTCTTCGCCAAAACAATGATAACTTAGATAACCTAGCCAACAGCATATTGAGTAACCTTATTACTTATGTGGGAGCCAATCAGGGTGGTGTGTTTATTTATAACGACGACGATAAGGGTAATGAATTTTACCAAATGGTTGCAGCCTATGCTTACGACCGGAAGAAATTTCTGAAAAAGGATGTGTTGGTTGGTGAAGGACTGGTAGGAACATCGGTTCTCGAAAAGAAAACCATCTACATGACTAACGTCCCTGAAAACTATATTCAAATAACCTCAGGAACAGGGGAGGCTCGTCCTCGCTGCCTGCTCATTGTGCCGCTTCTCATCGAAGAAAACGTCCTTGGCGTAATTGAGATGGCATCCTTCACTCTGTTGGAACCCTACAAAATTGAATTTGTAGAGAAGGTTGGCCAGAGTATCGCCTCCACGCTTCAGTCGGTAAGAATTAATCTTCGAACCCAAGCATTGCTCAATCGCTCGCAGCAGCAAGCCGAAGAGTTGTCGGCTCAGGAAGAGGAAATGCGCCAGAATATGGAGGAGTTGCAAGCAACCCAAGAGGAATCGGCACGCAAGGGAAATGAGATGCAGAGCTACATTGAGGCCCTGAATACCTCTACCTATGTTGTGGAGTACGATCCCGATGGCACCATAATTAATGTTAACGATCTCTTCCTTGAACTGCTCGGGTTGGGTCGTGAGGAGGTGGTGGGCACGCACCATAGCGATAAACTCCAGCTCTCCAGCATCCAGCAAAAGGAGTATGATAAGTTCTGGATGGATCTTCGGGCCGGACGTCAGCGCAAGGAGACCAATTCATTTAAGGTGGCAGGAGTATCCTATACTTTTGAGGAAACCTATACCCCAATACGGGATGAGTCGGGGCTGATTTATAAGATTCTGAAGATAGCCAACAACATTGCCTCAAAGGGACATAAGTAA
- a CDS encoding PAS domain-containing sensor histidine kinase, with amino-acid sequence MNSPAKNNQELQEEITRLKAEIDDLRRSKRESKKTEAALAQQQNLYLDLANTQPAGIYRLRVYFSKGLNETNWQDSNSSPYSFDFFNDRFFEILKLNRMIIENNPGLVLDQVLDVDKAEFARKNVEANLNTTPFLWEGRFVIEKEIRWIHLESLPRRLPDGDTIWTGILYDITKQKDAQQEISNKNDQLERINAEKDKFFSILAHDLRSPFNSFLGLTQIMTEKLHNLSMEQLEVIAGSMRNSATNLYRLLENLLQWSRIQQGLMPFEPKAMQLRPNIEESIAMMGDAAKNKNLEIICNCPKNIEVCADKNMLQTILRNLISNATKFTPKNGKITLSAKITETNYVELSVTDTGIGMSPAIISNLFQLKTQTNRFGTEGEPSTGLGLLLCKDFVEKHGGEIRIESEEGKGSTFHITIPNKCS; translated from the coding sequence ATGAACTCTCCAGCGAAAAACAACCAAGAACTTCAGGAAGAAATTACCCGCCTAAAAGCAGAAATTGACGACCTGAGAAGATCGAAGCGCGAGAGCAAAAAAACTGAGGCGGCACTTGCTCAGCAACAAAACCTCTACCTAGACCTAGCAAATACACAACCCGCGGGCATCTATCGTTTGCGCGTATACTTCAGTAAGGGGTTGAACGAAACCAACTGGCAGGACTCAAATAGTTCTCCCTATAGTTTTGATTTTTTTAACGATCGGTTTTTTGAAATTCTGAAACTTAATAGAATGATCATCGAAAACAATCCAGGCCTTGTCCTCGATCAAGTTCTCGATGTGGACAAAGCAGAATTTGCAAGAAAAAATGTGGAAGCAAACCTGAACACAACCCCTTTTCTTTGGGAGGGTCGATTCGTTATTGAAAAGGAGATCCGGTGGATACATCTGGAATCGCTTCCAAGGCGACTACCCGATGGAGACACCATTTGGACAGGAATTTTATATGACATTACTAAACAGAAAGATGCGCAACAGGAAATCTCAAATAAAAATGATCAGCTAGAAAGAATTAATGCCGAAAAAGACAAATTCTTTTCCATTCTTGCCCACGATTTACGGAGCCCATTCAACAGTTTTCTGGGCCTAACCCAAATCATGACAGAGAAACTTCACAACTTATCCATGGAGCAGTTGGAAGTAATAGCTGGAAGCATGCGAAACTCTGCTACGAATCTTTATCGCCTTCTGGAGAACCTCCTTCAATGGTCCAGAATTCAACAAGGACTGATGCCCTTCGAACCAAAGGCCATGCAGCTGCGGCCCAACATTGAGGAAAGCATTGCAATGATGGGAGATGCGGCTAAGAATAAAAACCTCGAGATCATTTGCAATTGCCCGAAGAACATAGAAGTTTGCGCAGATAAAAACATGCTGCAAACCATCTTACGCAACCTTATCTCAAATGCCACTAAATTCACCCCTAAAAATGGAAAAATAACCCTTTCTGCAAAAATCACCGAAACCAACTATGTTGAATTATCTGTGACAGACACAGGTATTGGAATGAGCCCAGCAATTATTTCAAACCTGTTTCAGCTCAAGACACAAACCAATAGATTTGGTACCGAAGGCGAACCAAGCACAGGGCTGGGACTCTTGCTCTGCAAAGATTTTGTGGAAAAGCATGGAGGCGAAATCAGAATAGAAAGCGAGGAGGGTAAAGGATCTACATTTCACATAACAATTCCGAATAAGTGCTCATAA